From Streptomyces asiaticus, one genomic window encodes:
- a CDS encoding 4Fe-4S cluster-binding domain-containing protein: MENVPGCAEPTLRVSQTHFPVETLGPGRRLGIWSQGCGLACAGCMSRHTWEPSGGASRTVSSLLGLWREALARGADGLTVSGGEPLDQPGALEALLAGAVRARAEAVAPGGPAAGREIDILLYTGYEEEEVEADAARSAAVRHADVLVTGRYRVAEPTALVWRGSANQRMRPRTARGRARYQEHLARTESGPRLQMVEGDGDVRLYGVPRRGELVALERRLRRAGIALTAASWRP, translated from the coding sequence GTGGAGAACGTTCCAGGGTGCGCGGAGCCCACGCTCCGGGTCAGCCAGACGCACTTTCCGGTGGAGACCCTGGGTCCGGGGCGGCGCCTGGGCATCTGGTCCCAGGGGTGCGGGCTGGCGTGCGCCGGCTGTATGTCCCGGCACACCTGGGAGCCGTCGGGCGGCGCCTCCCGTACGGTGTCGTCCCTGCTCGGGCTGTGGCGCGAGGCGCTGGCCCGGGGCGCCGACGGGCTGACGGTCAGCGGCGGCGAACCGCTCGACCAGCCCGGCGCCCTGGAGGCCCTGCTGGCCGGGGCGGTGCGGGCCCGCGCGGAGGCGGTGGCACCGGGCGGCCCGGCGGCGGGCCGCGAGATCGACATCCTCCTGTACACGGGATACGAGGAGGAGGAAGTGGAAGCCGACGCGGCGCGCTCCGCCGCCGTCCGCCACGCCGATGTGCTGGTGACCGGGCGCTACCGGGTGGCCGAGCCCACCGCCCTGGTGTGGCGCGGCTCGGCCAACCAGCGCATGCGGCCGCGTACGGCGCGGGGGCGGGCGCGTTACCAGGAGCATCTGGCCCGTACGGAGAGCGGGCCGCGTCTGCAGATGGTCGAGGGGGACGGCGATGTGCGGCTCTACGGAGTGCCGCGGCGCGGCGAACTGGTCGCGCTGGAGCGTCGGTTGCGGCGGGCGGGAATCGCCCTCACCGCTGCGAGCTGGCGCCCCTGA